In Heterodontus francisci isolate sHetFra1 unplaced genomic scaffold, sHetFra1.hap1 HAP1_SCAFFOLD_1119, whole genome shotgun sequence, the following are encoded in one genomic region:
- the LOC137364424 gene encoding probable G-protein coupled receptor 139, giving the protein MVLPTILQIKHIYYPFLAAFGVPANLLTILILARGNCGLSKCISAYMVAMAAADLMVMIFHIILRHIFTYHFLHSFLSYTAVCKFMIYISATSLHMSVWFTTLFTFDRFVAICCQRFKTKYCTVRNAAVAIATVSVLVFLHSVPFFYAFQSEKILNNIDWGCQPRQEFFSSPAGVGFSWLQSILAAWIPFSLILLFNCLTVRQIVFASRARRELRGHSSENQSDPEMETRRKAIILLFSVSVSYIVLWLTTIISYLTTGLADTVHYRGDYTAPEYIFAETGYMLMYLSSCLNTCIYAATQTKFREEIKMMVKFVWTFRALVCSSDSE; this is encoded by the exons ATGGTACTGCCAACAATACTACAGATAAAGCACATTTACTATCCTTTTCTGGCAgcttttggtgtccctg CGAACCTACTGACAATCCTGATTCTCGCCAGAGGAAATtgtggtctttccaaatgtatCTCTGCCTACATGGTGGCGATGGCAGCAGCAGATCTAATGGTCATGATTTTCCATATAATCCTTAGACACATTTTTACATATCATTTCCTACATTCCTTCCTGTCCTATACTGCCGTTTGTAAGTTTATGATTTACATCAGTGCTACCAGCCTGCATATGTCCGTGTGGTTTACAACCTTGTTCACATTTGACAGATTTGTAGCTATTTGTTGTCAAAGGTTTAAAACAAAGTATTGCACAGTAAGAAATGCGGCTGTGGCTATAGCAACagtctctgttctagtctttttacaCAGCGTCCCATTTTTCTATGCCTTTCAATCTGAGAAAATACTTAACAATATTGATTGGGGTTGTCAGCCCAGACAGGAATTTTTTTCATCGCCTGCAGGAGTCGGGTTCTCCTGGTTACAAAGTATTTTAGCGGCTTGGATTCCTTTTTCTTTGATATTATTGTTTAATTGTTTGACAGTCAGACAGATTGTTTTTGCAAGTAGAGCGCGCAGGGAATTGCGGGGTCACAGCAGCGAGAAccagagtgatccagagatggaaaCTAGAAGGAAAGccatcattttactgttcagtGTATCGGTCAGTTATATCGTGCTGTGGCTGACAACTATCATTAGTTATTTAACTACCGGACTAGCAGATACAGTACATTACCGGGGCGATTATACAGCCCCTGAGTACATCTTCGCTGAAACCGGATATATGCTCATGTATTTGAGTTCCTGTTTAAACACATGTATTTATGCAGCTACACAAACTAAATTCAGGGAAGAGATAAAGATGATGGTGAAATTTGTTTGGACCTTTAGG GCTCTGGTCTGCTCATCAGACTCTGAATAA